A single region of the Amphiura filiformis chromosome 7, Afil_fr2py, whole genome shotgun sequence genome encodes:
- the LOC140156402 gene encoding probable tubulin polyglutamylase ttll-15 translates to MKNFTKLFRLIICIEIASIISMKLHLYRSSQDEISLPELASNGGGYKFGRPRLSWKINKAMPDGYSMSIPRYILEYYTISHRLGYKIRQANDTFFQCNDTGRRWPDLWCRRYRHIVPYRISNFEDADIKFTDYIPGLYEHVTYKANLVSRGGKYIPKGFHLPEQNNEFLQYSSLPENRDKKWVQKHPWHRGNRVKEFDELDLDQNSLIQEFIENPFLIDGRKFSIGVHVAFTSARPLRAHVFDSIVVLRFCPKAYTPDNFTDFGTYVSDGMEFGAQFVRQMDSLKYYSLIQQYSTKQSLDAYVNSFGGNASTINIQIRDAIRDVLSTRNDLIGKNVDSRSRYFQWTRWDFILDSDFKVHLIEANINPAMSCTTIRADQLDGQFCHNVVYNLFRALGIASFYDFHKASIPYVIRDSDIHVEKDICYTSVCNLCKSKECQLCSKCLSDTGRDILKSVLWEHLRRGETRRVYPIATEQPTEPDGNSRTYNSSSTADNALTREWLRLKCLRDIQWCNIIK, encoded by the exons ATGAAAAACTTCACAAAGTTGTTTCGCCTGATCATCTGCATTGAGATAGCTTCCATTATCTCTATGAAATTACACTTGTATCGAAGTTCACAAGATGAGATAAGTCTTCCAGAATTGGCAAGCAACGGTGGTGGCTACAAATTTGGCCGACCGCGTTTGAGTTGGAAGATAAACAAGGCTATGCCGGATGGTTACAGCATGTCAATC CCTAGATATATACTTGAATACTATACTATCAGTCATCGTCTTGGATATAAGATCCGACAGGCAAACGATACTTTTTTTCAATGTAACGATACTGGGCGCCGCTGGCCTGACCTTTGGTGCAGGAGATACCGACACATTGTGCCCTACCGAATCAGTAACTTCGAAGATGCGGATATCAAG TTTACAGATTACATACCTGGATTATACGAGCATGTGACATATAAAGCAAACTTGGTATCGAGGGGCGGAAAATATATACCAAAAGGATTTCATTTACCAGAACAGAACAACGAGTTCTTACAATAC TCATCATTGCCCGAGAACAGGGATAAAAAGTGGGTTCAGAAACACCCATGGCACCGTGGAAACAGAGTGAAAGAATTTGACG aACTAGATCTTGACCAAAATAGTTTAATTCAGGAATTCATAGAGAATCCTTTTCTTATCGACGGTCGCAAATTTAGTATCGGCGTTCATGTAGCATTCACTTCGGCCAGACCTTTAAGGGCACACGTGTTCGATTCTATTGTGGTGTTAAGATTTTGTCCTAAAGCGTATACTCCTGATAATTTTACCGATTTTGGAACTTATGTAAGCGACGGAATGGAATTTGGTGCCCAATTCGTCAGGCAG ATGGATTCTTTGAAGTACTATAGTTTGATACAACAGTATTCAACAAAGCAATCACTCGACGCATATGTTAATTCATTTG GCGGCAACGCATCTACTATCAACATTCAGATTAGAGATGCTATACGAGATGTGTTGTCGACGAGAAATGATCTTATTGGAAAAAATGTTGATTCACG ATCAAGGTATTTTCAGTGGACAAGGTGGGACTTCATTTTAGACAGCGATTTCAAAGTGCATCTTATTGAG GCCAATATTAACCCAGCTATGAGTTGTACGACAATTCGCGCTGACCAACTTGACGGACAATTTTGCCATAATGTTGTATATAATTTGTTCCGTGCGTTGGGCATCGCCAGCTTTTACGACTTCCACAAGGCAAG CATTCCGTATGTTATAAGGGATAGTGATATACACGTAGAAAAAGACATCTGTTATACATCCGTATGCAACTTATGCAAATCAAAG GAATGTCAGCTTTGCTCGAAATGTTTATCCGACACCGGTAGAGACATCTTGAAGTCAGTGCTTTGGGAGCATCTAAGACGAGGAGAAACAAGACGTGTGTATCCTATTGCAACA GAACAACCCACTGAACCTGATGGCAATTCTAGGACATACAATTCATCGAGTACAGCAGATAATGCACTAACGAGGGAGTGGCTACGGCTGAAATGTTTACGAGATATTCAATGGTGCAATATTATCAAGTAG